Proteins encoded by one window of Aphis gossypii isolate Hap1 chromosome X, ASM2018417v2, whole genome shotgun sequence:
- the LOC114123258 gene encoding uncharacterized protein LOC114123258 has translation METETIVMNSRRRMVLKPLSPGATLQCKEQKLSSNDTNEHVPSQPPATLISPKNDKKKILFKDTILPDIVPTVQRNKVLLTCTINKDLSDSDDSDFEDSTVNNVSVKKSPTSNTKLYWYIIIFLCWAAVQYWMIAVVGFGAVFFAVSALVAIYYNTSNSKKKPNALSAYSVFNPQCTPIQGSVDPKQLERELLFG, from the exons ATGGAAACTGAAACAATAGTTATGAATAGTAGAAGACGAATGGTGCTCAAACCACTTTCTCCAGGAGCAACTTTACAATGTAAAGAACAGAAATTATCATCCAATGATACAAATGAACATGTTCCA AGTCAACCACCTGCTACACTCATTTCTccaaaaaatgacaaaaaaaaaattttgtttaaagacACTATTCTTCCTGATATAGTACCTACAGTACAACGCAATAAAGTCTTATTAACATGCACAATCAACAAAGATTTATCAGATTCTGATGATTCGGATTTTGAAGATTCTACAGTAAACAATGTGTCTGTCAAGAAATCACCAACAAGCAATACAAAACTGTACtggtatatcattatatttttatgttgggCTGCTGTTCAGTACTGGATGATTGCTGTAGTAGGTTTTGGAGCAGTATTTTTTGCTGTCTCTGCTCTTgttgctatttattataatacttcaaactcaaaaaaaaaacctaatgcTTTAAGTGCATACTCTGTGTTTAATCCTCAATGTACACCTATTCAAGGATCTGTAGATCCCAAACAATTGGAACGTGAGCTGCTATTTGGTTAA